GGCCACATGCACCTTATACGGTATCCGATGCAGCCCTGCGCCGCATTGCCACTTACGCCGAAGAGTTGCAGGCACCGGTGCAAATACATCTGCACGAAAATGCTTCAGAAATTTCGGCTTGCTTAGAAAACTCGAAGAAAAGACCCCTAGAGCGGTTAAACGAACTCGGGCTTATTTCACCGCTGACCCAGTGCGTGCACATGACCCAGCTAGACAAAACCGATTTAGATATACTAAAAACAAACGGTGCGCACGTTATTCACTGCCCACAATCCAACATGAAACTTGCCAGCGGCACCTGCCCTAGCGCACGATTACTGGCGGAAGGTATAAATGTTGCGTTGGGCACCGACGGTGCGGCCAGCAATAACGACCTGGATATGTTTGCCGAGCTGCAAACCGCTGCGCTGCTGGGCAAGCATGCCGCGGGTGACCCAGGGGCTGTAGATGCCCAAACAGCGCTGGAGATGGCCACTATAAACGGTGCCAAAGCCATGGGTATTGAGCACAGGACAGGCTCCCTTGAAGTGGGCAAGCAGGCCGATATTATTGCTATCGACTTTTCATCGTTACCTGCACTGCCGCTCTATCACCCGCTCAGTCAACTGGTTTACACCGGCTCCGGCAGTCGGGTATCCAATGTTTGGGTTGCCGGAGAGCAATTATTGAACAACTTTACCCTCGCCACAAAAATTGGGCCTGAAGAAATAAAAAACGTAGCACTTAAATGGCAAAACACTATTCAGACTTCCCGTGGACAAACCGCATGACCGTAAATACCGCGCACCAAAACGTAGACCCATCCGAAATTGCCAAATTCGAAAGAATGGCAAGCCGCTGGTGGGACATGAATGGCGAGTTCAAACCGCTGCATGACATTAACCCTCTGCGAGCCAACTACATTGATGAACGCGCAAAGGTTGCAGAAAAAAAAGTCGTGGATATTGGCTGTGGCGGTGGAATTTTGTGCGAAGCACTGTACCAACGCGGCGCCGAGGTTACCGGTATAGACATGGGCCAGGCACCCCTCGAAGTGGCAAAACTGCATGCATTAGAATCTGGCGCTTCCGTAAACTATATACAATCCACGGCCGAAGCCGTTGCCGAAACCCAAGCCGGTGCATTTGATATTATCACCTGCTTAGAAATGCTTGAGCATGTGCCAGACCCAGCCAGCACTATTAAAGCCTGCGCAGCACTTGCAAAAAGTGGTGGCGATATTTTTTTCTCGACCATTAACCGCAACCCTAAGGCCTACGGTTTTGCGATTTTAGGTGCAGAATACCTACTGAAACTATTACCTAAGGGTACCCATGAATACAGCAAATTTATTCGCCCCTCGGAATTATGTGATTGGGTACGTGATGCCGGGCTGGTGGTAAACGATATGTGCGGTATTACCTACAACCCTATCACCAAAAAATATCGTCTTAACCCCGATGATGTTGATGTGAATTACTTAGTGCATGCCCGCAAGCCATGACCTTAAAAGCTGTATTTTTTGACCTAGATGGCACACTTCTAGACACCGCACCCGATTTAGCCCATGCGCTAAATAAGTTGCTGACGGCCGAAGGTAGAGCGCCACTTAAGTATCACGCCATCCGTAAGGTGGTATCTGACGGCGCCAACGCCATGCTCAAGCTCGCCTTCAAACTGCAACCGGATGAGCCCGGCTTTGACAGGCTACGCTCATCACTGCTGAGCTTCTACTTGCAGGATTTGGCCGCCAGCACCAAGCCCTTTGCCGGTATAGAAGCACTACTCCAACAACTGTCACAGGCGGGTATTAGCTGGGGAGTTGTAACCAATAAGCCATGGGCCTATACCGAACCCCTCATGGCGGCTTTTCGTTTTGCCAGTGACCCCATTGCGGTTATATGCCCGGAGCATGTCGGAGAACGAAAACCCGCGCCAGAATCACTGCTGCTCGCTTGCCAGCAAGCCAACTGCTGCCCGGAGGATGCCCTCTATATTGGCGACCATCTGCGGGATATTCAGTGTGGTATCAATGCTGGCATGCCAACCATCGCGGTTGGTTATGGCTATATAAATGACAATGATCATCACGAAAGCTGGAATGCTAGCCATTCTGTGAACAAGGCCAAAGAGATTTGGCCTATCCTTAAAACATACTTGTAGCTCGTTCCAGCAAGGAAAAATGCATGACAAACGCTAAAAAGCTGGTGGAGTACCAGCCACCCGCCGATTTATTACGCGATAAAATTATTGTGGTTACCGGTGCCGGCGACGGTATTGGCAAAGCCGCCTCACTCGCATTCGCGGCCGCCGGGGCAACCGTTGTGCTTATGGGTAGAACCCTGGCCAAACTGGAAGCGGTTTACGATGAAATTGAAGTGGCGGGCCACCCCATGCCTGCGATCATACCCATTAACTTCGAGGGTGCTGCTGAACAAGATATTATTGAAGTGGCCAATGTGCTCGGGGATGAATTCGGCCAAATCGATGGCCTTCTGCACAATGCCAGCGAACTGGGCCCAAGAACGCCCATTTCCAATTACCCTTTGGAGCAATGGCAAAAAATACTGCAGGTAAACGTTACCGCGCCGTTTGTGCTCACTAAAGCGCTTACTCCCCTACTGCTAAAATCGAGTAGTGCGAGTATTATTTTTACCGGTTCTGGCGTTGGCCTGCATGGGCGGGCTTATTGGGGCGCTTATGCGGTCTCCAAAGGCGCGGTCGAAAACCTTATGCAAACACTGGCCGACGAATTCGACGGCAAAGACAATATACGCGTTAACTCTATCAACCCTGGTGCAACCCGCACGCGCATGCGCGCCACGGCTTACCCAGCAGAAGACCCTTCAACGCTGAAAGCACCTGAAGACATTATTAACCGGTATTTGTTTTTAATGGGGAAGGACAGCGAAGGTATTTCAGGTCAGCAATTTGATGCGCAACCGAAATAGAATGATAAGACCTCTATAAATTCAACCCCGGATCGGCGCAA
The Teredinibacter franksiae DNA segment above includes these coding regions:
- a CDS encoding HAD family hydrolase codes for the protein MTLKAVFFDLDGTLLDTAPDLAHALNKLLTAEGRAPLKYHAIRKVVSDGANAMLKLAFKLQPDEPGFDRLRSSLLSFYLQDLAASTKPFAGIEALLQQLSQAGISWGVVTNKPWAYTEPLMAAFRFASDPIAVICPEHVGERKPAPESLLLACQQANCCPEDALYIGDHLRDIQCGINAGMPTIAVGYGYINDNDHHESWNASHSVNKAKEIWPILKTYL
- a CDS encoding TRZ/ATZ family hydrolase, which encodes MTSKPSADLSLNASWIVPVVPKGRVFHNCSLLIKDDTILGITPTDNVNEQYAVEKHIDLGEQLLMPGLINCHGHAAMSLLRGYADDLPLDTWLKQHIWPAETRWVNEDFVADGTRLAIAEMLLSGTTCFSDMYFFPETAARIARDTGMRCQITFPVLDFANNWSRDADDAIHKGLQLRDKYRSHPRVEIGFGPHAPYTVSDAALRRIATYAEELQAPVQIHLHENASEISACLENSKKRPLERLNELGLISPLTQCVHMTQLDKTDLDILKTNGAHVIHCPQSNMKLASGTCPSARLLAEGINVALGTDGAASNNDLDMFAELQTAALLGKHAAGDPGAVDAQTALEMATINGAKAMGIEHRTGSLEVGKQADIIAIDFSSLPALPLYHPLSQLVYTGSGSRVSNVWVAGEQLLNNFTLATKIGPEEIKNVALKWQNTIQTSRGQTA
- the ubiG gene encoding bifunctional 2-polyprenyl-6-hydroxyphenol methylase/3-demethylubiquinol 3-O-methyltransferase UbiG is translated as MAKHYSDFPWTNRMTVNTAHQNVDPSEIAKFERMASRWWDMNGEFKPLHDINPLRANYIDERAKVAEKKVVDIGCGGGILCEALYQRGAEVTGIDMGQAPLEVAKLHALESGASVNYIQSTAEAVAETQAGAFDIITCLEMLEHVPDPASTIKACAALAKSGGDIFFSTINRNPKAYGFAILGAEYLLKLLPKGTHEYSKFIRPSELCDWVRDAGLVVNDMCGITYNPITKKYRLNPDDVDVNYLVHARKP
- a CDS encoding YciK family oxidoreductase yields the protein MTNAKKLVEYQPPADLLRDKIIVVTGAGDGIGKAASLAFAAAGATVVLMGRTLAKLEAVYDEIEVAGHPMPAIIPINFEGAAEQDIIEVANVLGDEFGQIDGLLHNASELGPRTPISNYPLEQWQKILQVNVTAPFVLTKALTPLLLKSSSASIIFTGSGVGLHGRAYWGAYAVSKGAVENLMQTLADEFDGKDNIRVNSINPGATRTRMRATAYPAEDPSTLKAPEDIINRYLFLMGKDSEGISGQQFDAQPK